The Lepisosteus oculatus isolate fLepOcu1 chromosome 4, fLepOcu1.hap2, whole genome shotgun sequence genome window below encodes:
- the hmx3b gene encoding homeobox protein HMX3-A, which translates to MPETAQENCTPAKESPFSIKNLLNCDNKPSKPKTLLTQTKAALEGGFSLSQVGDISFPRFEIPTQRFALPAHYLERAPAWWYPYTLSSSGHLHRTDVAEKANVRDSSPASGTDRDSPDLVLKSDPDAKEDEASKSAEEIILEESDSEEPKKEDTLDDWKKREDSPDKKPCRKKKTRTVFSRSQVFQLESTFDMKRYLSSSERAGLAASLHLTETQVKIWFQNRRNKWKRQLAAELEAANLSHAAAQRIVRVPILYHENSASETGSPAGNVPASQPLLTFPHPVYYSHPIVTSVPLLRPV; encoded by the exons ATGCCTGAGACAGCGCAAGAGAACTGCACTCCGGCCAAAGAGTCGCCCTTTTCCATAAAGAACTTGCTAAACTGTGATAACAAACCTTCCAAACCTAAGACTCTTCTCACCCAGACGAAAGCGGCCCTGGAAGGTGGGTTTTCTCTTTCCCAGGTCGGGGACATCAGTTTCCCCAGATTTGAAATACCGACCCAAAGGTTTGCTCTGCCTGCGCACTATTTGGAGCGAGCTCCGGCTTGGTGGTATCCCTACACCCTCAGCTCTTCTGGTCACCTGCACAGAACAGACG ttgCCGAAAAGGCCAATGTGAGAGACTCCTCTCCGGCTTCCGGCACGGATCGGGATTCACCTGATCTCGTCCTTAAATCTGACCCCGATGCTAAAGAAGATGAGGCCAGCAAAAGCGCGGAAGAAATAATACTGGAGGAGAGCGATTCGGAAGAACCAAAGAAGGAGGACACCTTGGATGACTggaagaaaagagaagacagtCCGGACAAGAAACCATGTCGGAAAAAGAAAACGCGCACCgtgttttccagaagccaagTGTTTCAGCTGGAGTCCACCTTTGATATGAAACGTTACTTGAGCAGTTCGGAAAGGGCCGGCTTGGCGGCTTCCCTGCATCTCACAGAGACTCAGGTTAAGATCTGGTTCcagaacagaagaaataagtgGAAACGTCAGCTGGCGGCAGAGCTGGAAGCTGCCAACTTGAGCCACGCTGCCGCACAGCGGATAGTCAGGGTGCCCATTCTGTACCACGAGAACTCTGCCTCCGAGACTGGGAGCCCAGCGGGCAATGTGCCAGCAAGCCAACCTCTCCTCACTTTCCCCCACCCCGTGTACTACTCACACCCCATAGTCACATCAGTGCCCCTGCTTCGACCGGTTTGA